One genomic region from Chthonomonas calidirosea T49 encodes:
- a CDS encoding DUF4239 domain-containing protein, producing the protein MEPLLYNQSILLIVAILIGLMGLGVEAGFRFGRRWQLDATEAFKAHVGVILASTIGLLSLLLSFTFSWTLQRYEDRSEALVTEANAIGTTYLRTQLLPEAMRAKVQSLLSQYVNVRLQEVSLPLANQQERQRRIEQANQLAAQLWGEAMLAVQKDARPVTSGLFVQSLNQLIDSASSTQAAFQRRVPEIVFFTIFALSILIAILFGYISGLSGHRVRSSTFLLLGSVALTIFLIVDLDRPRSGVIQVNRETLQSLQKGIAPTKLP; encoded by the coding sequence GTGGAACCCCTGCTTTACAACCAGAGCATCCTCCTCATCGTGGCGATCTTAATAGGCCTTATGGGGCTAGGAGTAGAAGCGGGCTTTCGATTCGGTAGGCGATGGCAACTCGATGCCACCGAGGCGTTCAAAGCGCATGTAGGCGTGATATTGGCCTCCACAATCGGGCTTTTATCTCTTTTACTTAGCTTTACCTTTTCGTGGACCCTGCAACGCTATGAAGACCGCAGCGAGGCTCTTGTGACGGAAGCAAACGCCATTGGAACGACCTACCTTCGAACTCAACTCCTGCCAGAGGCGATGCGCGCGAAGGTTCAGTCCCTGCTAAGCCAGTATGTCAATGTGCGGCTGCAAGAGGTCAGTCTTCCTCTGGCAAACCAACAGGAGCGTCAGCGCCGAATAGAACAGGCCAACCAACTCGCTGCGCAGCTTTGGGGTGAGGCTATGTTGGCTGTGCAAAAGGATGCAAGACCGGTAACGAGCGGTCTCTTTGTTCAATCGCTCAATCAACTTATTGACTCTGCGAGCAGCACACAGGCTGCCTTTCAAAGACGTGTGCCGGAAATTGTATTTTTTACGATATTTGCCCTATCTATTCTAATAGCTATTCTGTTTGGCTATATATCGGGCCTCTCGGGACACCGTGTCCGCTCCTCAACCTTTCTGTTGTTAGGGAGCGTTGCCTTGACCATTTTTTTGATCGTTGACCTCGATAGACCACGCAGTGGGGTGATCCAAGTTAATCGGGAGACGCTGCAGAGCCTTCAAAAAGGGATCGCCCCAACAAAATTGCCTTGA
- a CDS encoding DUF1559 domain-containing protein: MQRTSLHRKGFTLIELLVVIAIIAILAAILFPVFAQAREKARAAACLSNMKQLGLAYMMYSQDYDETAPPLWWWTQAFWPTFVYPYIKNQGLFRCPSDPYGAAFVWPQDNPQNLLRSYMLYVGASAMGNTGGKDAAVEQPASFIVFTEKGSKPTEPWPEMYCPPEPDQCCSQYACGANNTGTNYDRLICPGQTPRHNGGYNWTLMDGHVKWMRIEQTMHQSQIPSGGNVDWWHLCKETMWDPTPSDPNTGPN, from the coding sequence ATGCAACGCACATCGTTACATCGCAAAGGTTTCACACTCATCGAGCTTCTTGTCGTTATCGCTATAATAGCGATATTGGCAGCCATTCTATTCCCCGTTTTTGCCCAAGCTCGTGAAAAAGCTCGTGCTGCCGCTTGTCTTAGCAACATGAAGCAACTGGGTCTCGCCTACATGATGTACTCCCAAGACTATGACGAGACCGCCCCACCACTATGGTGGTGGACTCAGGCCTTCTGGCCTACCTTTGTCTATCCGTATATCAAAAACCAAGGCCTTTTTCGCTGCCCCTCCGATCCCTACGGCGCTGCCTTTGTATGGCCGCAAGATAACCCCCAGAACCTGCTGAGAAGTTACATGCTCTACGTAGGCGCATCCGCCATGGGTAACACCGGAGGTAAAGATGCTGCTGTTGAACAACCAGCCTCGTTTATCGTGTTCACGGAAAAGGGGTCTAAACCCACAGAGCCTTGGCCGGAGATGTACTGCCCGCCAGAACCTGACCAATGTTGTAGCCAATATGCCTGTGGTGCTAACAACACGGGAACGAACTATGACCGGCTTATCTGTCCTGGGCAAACTCCACGACATAATGGGGGATACAACTGGACCCTCATGGACGGACATGTTAAATGGATGCGCATCGAGCAGACCATGCATCAGTCTCAGATTCCCTCTGGTGGCAATGTGGACTGGTGGCATCTTTGCAAAGAGACCATGTGGGATCCGACACCTAGCGACCCCAATACCGGTCCAAACTAA
- the solA gene encoding N-methyl-L-tryptophan oxidase has translation MRVAVIGLGGTGSAACRYLAKRGHTVVGYEQFRVGNDKGSSYGESRAIRYGYADSFYTHLMKLAYRCWDELEAEANEELRVRCGSLFFGEEGNAFLRKTIQALDAEDIPYELLHKVEVERRFPAIRLAENELACYQAEGGFLRATRCVLANIRLAREYGAQIREHTSVQRLIMSREQPIVVTAHGEEAYDRVIVTAGPWISKLFPELHLPLEVTRQQVVYLQIARHPERFLPGAFPVWIDTDRLIYGFPQDGRVEGVKLADHHLGESVDPHSVNRVVDESYQLEMVAYALKRFPDLCDHVTYSQVCLYTNTPNEDFILDSVPNSPAVWLVSGCSGHGFKFTALLGKLVALLATDSAEIEPTLAAELRAIRRRFALKRFLKPFSE, from the coding sequence ATGCGTGTTGCCGTGATCGGGTTGGGCGGCACGGGAAGTGCCGCCTGTAGGTATCTGGCAAAGAGGGGCCATACGGTGGTCGGTTATGAGCAGTTTCGTGTGGGGAACGATAAGGGAAGTTCCTACGGTGAGTCGCGTGCGATCCGCTATGGCTACGCCGATTCGTTTTATACCCATCTGATGAAGCTCGCCTACCGATGTTGGGATGAGTTGGAGGCGGAGGCTAACGAAGAGCTACGAGTACGTTGTGGAAGCCTCTTCTTTGGAGAGGAGGGCAATGCCTTTCTCCGCAAAACAATCCAGGCTCTCGATGCTGAAGATATCCCCTATGAACTTCTCCATAAAGTGGAGGTGGAGAGGCGCTTTCCAGCTATTCGGCTTGCAGAAAACGAGCTGGCCTGCTATCAAGCGGAGGGTGGCTTTTTGCGTGCGACGCGGTGTGTGTTAGCCAACATTCGGTTAGCGCGAGAGTATGGGGCGCAAATTCGAGAGCATACCTCCGTTCAACGGCTTATTATGAGTCGCGAGCAACCGATAGTTGTTACTGCCCATGGAGAGGAGGCCTATGATAGGGTTATCGTTACGGCCGGGCCGTGGATAAGTAAACTCTTTCCCGAGTTACATCTGCCTTTAGAGGTAACTCGACAACAGGTGGTCTATCTTCAGATCGCACGGCACCCAGAGCGTTTCTTGCCCGGAGCGTTTCCGGTTTGGATTGATACAGATCGGTTGATCTATGGCTTTCCCCAGGACGGCCGGGTCGAAGGGGTAAAACTCGCCGATCATCATCTGGGTGAGTCGGTAGACCCCCATTCTGTAAATCGTGTGGTGGACGAGAGCTATCAGCTAGAGATGGTGGCCTATGCCCTGAAGCGCTTCCCCGATCTATGTGACCATGTCACTTACTCACAGGTATGTCTCTATACCAACACTCCAAACGAGGATTTCATTTTGGATTCGGTTCCGAACAGCCCTGCGGTCTGGTTGGTAAGCGGTTGTTCCGGACATGGCTTCAAATTTACGGCGTTATTAGGAAAACTGGTTGCCCTGCTGGCCACCGATTCGGCAGAGATAGAGCCGACCCTTGCGGCAGAGCTACGTGCGATAAGGCGTCGTTTTGCCTTGAAACGGTTTTTGAAGCCATTCAGCGAGTAA
- a CDS encoding alkaline phosphatase family protein, whose product MGLKADKLTTRQNVGEGRRMGYEKVCILGLDCAEPSLVFDRYRAELPFLARLMARGCYGPLESTVPPITVPAWMCMMTGQDPGTLGIYGFRNRRDRSYEALEFANSHMVQAPALWDILGEYGKESLIVGVPLTYPPKPLKGVLVSDFLAPSTQEEYTYPPEFRHEIAQVVGDYLLDARGFREKDRDTLLTEIYEMTKRRFALAKHLLTTRPWNLFVMVEMGPDRMHHAFWRYMDAHHPFYEPGHRFVNAIRDYYRYLDSQIEAFVQLLDGDTLLLVVSDHGAKPMVGGFCFNEWLIREGYLVLKTVPEAPTKFSPKMVDWSRTRAWGDGGYYGRLFLNVRGREPQGTVPPEEVEALKQELIQRIEALTDDKGQPMGNRVFRPEEVYTSCQGVPPDLIVYFGDLHWRSVGSVGHNSLWTHTNDTGPDDANHAPFGIFLMADVKALRDAEAPVKTFDTTDALKGLSLYDIAPTVLNAFDLPIPANMRGKVIQRDWTGASPSGREQISSLSTPMQAERAYTEQEEEELARRLEELGYI is encoded by the coding sequence ATGGGGCTAAAAGCGGATAAACTAACTACTCGACAGAACGTTGGAGAGGGAAGGCGTATGGGCTACGAAAAGGTTTGTATTCTTGGGCTTGATTGTGCGGAGCCAAGCCTGGTTTTCGATAGGTATCGTGCGGAGCTTCCTTTTCTCGCACGGCTAATGGCAAGAGGGTGCTACGGTCCTTTGGAGAGCACGGTACCTCCTATTACCGTACCTGCCTGGATGTGCATGATGACAGGCCAGGACCCTGGCACCTTGGGCATCTACGGTTTTCGGAATCGTCGTGACCGTTCTTACGAGGCTCTAGAGTTTGCCAATAGCCACATGGTACAGGCACCAGCACTATGGGATATTCTTGGAGAGTACGGTAAAGAGAGCCTTATTGTGGGGGTACCGCTAACCTACCCGCCTAAACCCCTCAAAGGGGTGCTCGTGAGCGATTTTCTAGCCCCTAGCACACAAGAGGAGTATACCTACCCACCAGAGTTCCGCCATGAGATCGCGCAGGTGGTTGGAGACTATTTGCTAGATGCACGTGGGTTTCGTGAAAAAGACCGTGATACCCTTCTTACCGAAATCTATGAGATGACCAAGAGGCGTTTTGCTCTCGCAAAGCATCTGCTTACGACGCGCCCCTGGAACCTCTTTGTGATGGTAGAGATGGGCCCCGATCGCATGCACCACGCTTTTTGGCGCTATATGGATGCGCACCATCCCTTCTATGAGCCAGGACACCGCTTTGTCAATGCCATTCGGGACTACTATCGCTATCTCGATAGCCAGATAGAGGCTTTCGTACAACTCCTCGACGGAGATACCTTGCTGTTGGTGGTATCCGACCATGGGGCCAAGCCTATGGTTGGCGGCTTCTGCTTCAATGAGTGGTTGATACGGGAGGGGTATCTTGTGCTCAAAACCGTGCCCGAGGCCCCTACCAAATTCTCCCCAAAGATGGTAGACTGGAGCCGTACACGCGCTTGGGGGGATGGCGGCTACTACGGCCGACTTTTTCTCAACGTACGTGGCCGCGAACCGCAGGGAACAGTGCCTCCTGAAGAGGTGGAGGCGTTGAAGCAGGAGCTTATTCAGCGCATCGAGGCGCTTACTGACGATAAGGGGCAACCCATGGGCAATCGCGTATTTCGGCCGGAGGAGGTCTATACATCCTGCCAAGGGGTACCCCCCGATCTTATCGTCTACTTTGGCGACCTGCATTGGCGTTCTGTTGGCAGCGTAGGGCATAACTCCTTGTGGACTCATACCAACGACACTGGCCCCGATGACGCCAATCATGCACCCTTTGGCATCTTTCTTATGGCCGATGTCAAAGCGCTTCGTGATGCCGAAGCGCCTGTAAAGACGTTCGATACGACAGATGCTCTTAAGGGCCTCTCCCTGTACGACATTGCACCCACGGTGTTAAATGCGTTTGATCTCCCCATCCCTGCAAATATGCGAGGAAAGGTCATCCAAAGGGACTGGACTGGCGCATCTCCCTCAGGCCGAGAGCAGATATCCTCTCTATCCACACCTATGCAAGCGGAACGCGCCTACACGGAGCAGGAGGAAGAGGAGTTGGCGCGTCGGCTAGAGGAGCTGGGCTACATCTGA
- a CDS encoding sulfite exporter TauE/SafE family protein — translation MTVLSFTILIWIGSFLAGLLGALTGLGGGVVIVPLLALVFHVDIRYAIGASLISVIATSSGAAAAYVKEGYSNIRIGMFLEVATTSGAIVGAFIAAHVHTSTIAIIFGLVLLYSSYLSSKPKEDHVVEAPPDPLATRLRMNGTYPTPEGMKSYNVYHVPTGFSLMFVAGALSGLLGIGSGAVKVLAMDQAMAIPFKVSTTTSNFMIGVTAAASAGIYLNRGYIDPGLAMPVMLGVLLGSLVGARLLVLARVKMLRTIFSLVILALALEMIFNGITGRL, via the coding sequence TTGACCGTCCTTTCATTCACCATACTGATCTGGATCGGCTCTTTTCTCGCGGGGCTTCTCGGCGCGCTCACCGGCTTAGGGGGTGGGGTCGTTATCGTGCCGCTTCTGGCGCTTGTGTTTCATGTTGACATCCGCTATGCGATAGGCGCCTCGCTTATCTCCGTCATTGCAACCTCATCTGGCGCGGCTGCAGCTTACGTTAAAGAAGGTTACTCCAACATTCGGATCGGCATGTTTCTAGAGGTTGCCACAACTTCAGGAGCTATTGTAGGAGCGTTTATCGCCGCCCATGTTCACACAAGTACTATCGCCATTATCTTCGGTCTGGTCCTACTTTACTCCTCTTATCTATCGAGTAAGCCAAAAGAAGACCATGTGGTGGAAGCGCCGCCTGACCCTCTAGCTACCCGCCTTCGTATGAACGGCACCTACCCCACTCCAGAGGGTATGAAAAGCTATAACGTTTACCATGTGCCGACCGGTTTTAGCCTCATGTTCGTGGCCGGTGCGCTCTCGGGGCTTTTAGGCATTGGTTCGGGAGCGGTTAAAGTGTTGGCGATGGATCAGGCCATGGCCATTCCCTTCAAGGTCTCTACCACCACGAGCAACTTTATGATTGGGGTCACCGCAGCGGCCAGTGCAGGCATTTATCTCAACCGAGGCTACATTGATCCAGGGCTTGCAATGCCGGTAATGTTGGGCGTGCTCCTTGGTTCTCTGGTGGGAGCGCGTCTCCTCGTGCTCGCACGAGTTAAGATGCTGCGCACCATCTTTAGCTTGGTGATCCTTGCTCTTGCGCTCGAGATGATCTTCAATGGAATTACGGGGAGGCTTTAG
- a CDS encoding DUF1634 domain-containing protein — translation MKEGQETLPPKPVEKTRAPNQDWRDEQVEIVIGNLLRIGVLFSAAVVFIGGIIYLFEYGNQKIHYHTFRGEPPELRSVTGVIHYALQGHGRGIIQLGLLLLVATPIARVIFSIYAFIREKDRLYVVVTLIVLAILLYSLIWGHF, via the coding sequence GTGAAAGAGGGTCAAGAAACGTTGCCACCAAAACCCGTAGAGAAGACCAGGGCTCCTAACCAAGACTGGCGCGATGAACAGGTAGAGATCGTTATCGGTAATCTGCTTCGGATCGGCGTACTTTTCTCCGCCGCCGTCGTTTTTATAGGAGGCATTATCTACCTGTTTGAGTACGGTAACCAAAAAATCCACTATCACACCTTTCGGGGAGAGCCACCGGAACTACGCAGCGTTACCGGCGTTATCCACTATGCTCTTCAGGGGCATGGCCGTGGTATCATTCAGCTCGGCCTTCTACTTCTCGTTGCCACCCCCATCGCCCGCGTTATTTTCTCGATCTATGCCTTTATCCGTGAGAAAGACAGGCTGTACGTCGTGGTCACGCTCATTGTTTTGGCCATACTGCTTTACAGTCTGATCTGGGGCCATTTCTAA
- a CDS encoding endo-1,4-beta-xylanase, giving the protein MRKINSFFLALCGFILSAIHSYAQPQTHEQRIGPPPPDSPYGVDMNLILVRNELGLKQLPVLLAGLSQAGIGYVRIGLDWSAVEPQPGVWNFTQTDRIVQTAARYHMRVLAELGGTPRWASTAPATALNPWDYPPQNWNDWSAYVTQLARRYHGMVMAWKVLNEPVLLNRRVGGAWPASTYARALGLAYRAVHREDPDAAVMSGCVWWDDPATMPNSQYYHALVTDPTYPLYKNIDIMNLHYNDIPPKAQAKWLVDLHRVMRRDAGKELPIWVDEVAYPASPSEQNDAGYKDGEESQAKYLTDTLAVNFADPQVKKVFWTFPFDGPSRTHGPVEYTWGLYAVVRSHVGRHGVLRPRPSLHAYAAYIRAHPTSGRE; this is encoded by the coding sequence ATGAGAAAAATCAACTCCTTTTTTCTTGCTCTTTGTGGCTTTATCCTCTCTGCAATCCATAGTTATGCACAGCCACAAACCCATGAGCAACGCATCGGTCCACCTCCTCCTGATAGCCCCTATGGTGTGGACATGAATCTCATTTTAGTGCGCAACGAACTAGGCTTAAAACAGTTGCCAGTTTTGCTTGCTGGGCTTTCGCAGGCCGGTATTGGTTATGTGCGTATTGGGCTAGATTGGAGTGCTGTTGAACCGCAACCGGGTGTGTGGAATTTTACGCAAACCGACCGAATCGTTCAGACAGCGGCGCGCTACCATATGCGTGTGTTGGCCGAATTAGGCGGCACACCCCGTTGGGCATCCACTGCTCCCGCTACGGCTTTGAATCCGTGGGACTATCCTCCACAAAATTGGAACGACTGGAGCGCCTATGTAACCCAATTAGCACGTCGGTATCATGGTATGGTGATGGCTTGGAAGGTTCTAAATGAGCCGGTACTGTTAAATAGGCGTGTGGGCGGCGCATGGCCAGCCTCTACCTATGCAAGAGCTCTTGGGTTAGCATATCGAGCCGTGCACCGTGAAGATCCGGATGCCGCTGTCATGTCGGGCTGCGTGTGGTGGGATGATCCGGCGACTATGCCCAACTCCCAATACTACCATGCTCTCGTTACCGACCCCACCTACCCACTTTACAAGAATATAGATATAATGAACCTACACTATAACGATATTCCGCCCAAAGCCCAGGCAAAATGGCTGGTCGATCTGCATCGGGTGATGCGACGCGATGCTGGCAAAGAGTTGCCAATTTGGGTGGATGAAGTAGCCTATCCGGCCTCACCATCCGAACAGAATGATGCCGGCTATAAGGACGGTGAGGAGTCACAGGCAAAATATTTAACCGATACCCTCGCGGTAAACTTTGCCGACCCTCAAGTAAAGAAGGTTTTCTGGACGTTTCCTTTTGACGGACCTAGTCGTACACACGGCCCTGTGGAATATACCTGGGGGCTTTATGCTGTGGTGCGCTCCCATGTCGGAAGGCATGGTGTTTTACGCCCCCGTCCTTCTCTCCACGCTTATGCAGCCTATATTCGCGCTCACCCGACAAGCGGTAGAGAGTAG
- a CDS encoding FmdB family zinc ribbon protein, producing MPIYEYFCLQCRRRFRKLVGMVAGQTAVACPRCGGSEVSRLISRFSRLRGEDETLDAMAEELEGLDENDPKAVRRMMRTLSREMGEDMDEEELEQALLEAEEGEAEEAPDMK from the coding sequence ATGCCTATTTATGAATACTTTTGCCTACAATGTCGCCGGCGCTTTCGCAAGTTGGTGGGAATGGTGGCGGGACAGACCGCTGTGGCCTGTCCCCGATGTGGTGGCTCTGAGGTTTCTCGGCTTATCAGCCGCTTCTCCCGTTTGCGGGGAGAAGATGAAACCCTCGATGCGATGGCTGAAGAGCTCGAAGGCCTCGATGAGAACGACCCCAAAGCGGTACGCCGCATGATGCGCACTCTTAGCAGAGAGATGGGAGAGGATATGGACGAAGAGGAGCTAGAGCAGGCGCTCCTTGAAGCGGAAGAGGGAGAGGCTGAGGAGGCGCCTGATATGAAGTAA
- a CDS encoding tetratricopeptide repeat protein, protein MWRIQMFGALQAEFGRYRIERFATKKASVLLVYLALHVGSLFPREELATLLWPDADEETGRHNLRMALSTLRKLFRIPSISTESLFIANRDYVGLRKQAVVTDVAEFDALLAEAQATKEAGRLELLSRAVSLYQGDLLPGFYEDFILLERQRLADKWQQALRELIVLLQKQEAFGQATEYAYRVLAYDPLDESVQYLLLQLLAAQGQHERALQRYQEIERLFQEQLQSSPPDSLQKLAEDIKKQLAGSSFSAPPLRALAPTTTAPLSNTLPLYLTSFFGREQELQIALEQLQPDRQAVRLVSITGPGGVGKTRFAVEIAHLLRQVYSEQIAFVPLAELSRKDQLVEAILAVLKVPSDTSLMVEERLRLVLSNRKLLLVLDNFEQMEEACALFLRQLLEWHANLRLLVTSRRRLNLEIEHEIPLSPLQVPDQPVNQDQLLECAAIQTFLERAKRKRPDFTLTERNAEAVRLLCHRLDGLPLAIELAAAWVPVMSPSQMLPRLEHRFELLVNRQRDTVQRHRTLKETVSWSYQMLPENLQKLLRSLSVFRGGWTTEAATWVCGKEAVEGLLTLLDHSLVASYPAGAEMQRWRMLETIREFAYEQLSPEERTTLCHRHALYYDGLLEQAKADGSPGVPRWMPIIEMERENIRAAVEWCLTGSEPQLGVRIGKASDAFWRGLGYRLERLHWRELAFQRMADLPPDLQATVLENVAITGRPDAIALLERALEIYRALDDKSGIGGVFDLMAQFYTDNAQHDRAIELYQRALELRKQIGDKENYRITLANLTGHYTALGRYHESLPQLALCLRLNEEHNDAGTEAVLRRAIGEIKRQQGALTEAYEQLSTAQRIFEIRGEHTQIIRNLYALALVEAMRGDYESALAWMEQQQRLIREIAKRSQSRVNFRLRLELLWQMGRWEEFAEVYREAREQQQASIDSVTPVDQFSLLFAQAMLAEREGREEVMVELLQEMSKISQDTETVVWDEVARAKTLQGMLLWRLGHTDAAREAILHSMALCDRSGLLPEQERLLRRMGQQLVKLGRYEEAHPLLATAETLRITGGWVIPPIERGDYDQAIQRLREALGLTSVSLKSANMPQEDWREVWHRLPALLE, encoded by the coding sequence ATGTGGCGAATACAGATGTTTGGTGCTCTACAGGCGGAGTTTGGACGTTATCGCATAGAGCGTTTCGCCACCAAAAAAGCGAGCGTGCTTTTGGTCTATCTTGCGCTTCATGTAGGCAGCCTTTTCCCACGCGAGGAGTTGGCCACTTTGCTGTGGCCGGATGCGGATGAAGAGACGGGCCGACACAATCTCCGCATGGCGCTTAGCACGCTGCGCAAACTATTTCGTATCCCCTCTATCAGTACCGAAAGCCTTTTTATTGCCAATCGGGACTATGTGGGGCTGCGCAAACAGGCGGTTGTTACGGATGTGGCGGAGTTTGATGCCTTGCTTGCGGAAGCACAGGCCACGAAAGAGGCCGGTCGGCTTGAGCTGCTATCGCGTGCCGTAAGCCTCTACCAAGGCGACCTACTGCCCGGCTTCTATGAGGATTTTATCCTTTTGGAACGGCAACGTCTTGCCGATAAATGGCAGCAGGCCTTGCGCGAACTGATCGTGCTGCTTCAAAAACAAGAGGCGTTTGGCCAGGCCACCGAGTATGCTTATCGCGTTTTGGCCTACGACCCACTCGACGAATCGGTGCAATATCTGCTGTTACAGCTTCTAGCCGCTCAAGGACAGCACGAGCGCGCGCTCCAGCGCTATCAAGAGATAGAACGTCTCTTCCAGGAGCAGTTGCAATCTTCTCCACCCGATTCGCTCCAGAAACTGGCCGAAGATATCAAGAAGCAGCTCGCCGGCAGCTCTTTTTCAGCTCCTCCGCTGCGCGCTCTGGCTCCAACGACAACAGCTCCACTTAGCAATACGCTACCTCTCTATTTAACGAGCTTTTTCGGTCGTGAACAGGAGCTTCAAATCGCTCTTGAGCAACTCCAGCCCGATCGTCAAGCGGTGCGTTTAGTCTCGATAACAGGCCCAGGAGGGGTTGGTAAAACTCGCTTTGCTGTGGAGATCGCACATCTGTTAAGGCAGGTGTATTCCGAACAGATCGCTTTTGTGCCCCTAGCGGAGCTTTCTCGCAAAGATCAGCTTGTGGAAGCTATCCTTGCTGTGCTCAAAGTGCCCTCTGATACCTCTCTGATGGTAGAGGAACGACTCAGACTGGTTCTATCAAACCGGAAGCTGCTGTTGGTGCTCGACAATTTTGAACAAATGGAGGAAGCCTGTGCGCTCTTCTTACGTCAGCTTTTGGAATGGCATGCGAATCTTCGTTTGTTGGTTACCTCGCGCCGTCGCCTCAATCTCGAAATAGAGCACGAGATCCCTCTAAGTCCTCTACAGGTACCTGACCAGCCGGTAAACCAAGACCAGCTGCTTGAGTGCGCCGCAATTCAAACATTTTTGGAGCGTGCTAAACGCAAGAGGCCCGACTTTACACTAACGGAGCGCAATGCGGAAGCCGTTCGGCTGTTATGCCATCGTCTGGACGGTCTGCCGCTCGCCATCGAGCTGGCCGCAGCTTGGGTACCGGTAATGAGCCCATCGCAGATGCTGCCTCGCCTAGAGCACCGCTTTGAGCTATTGGTCAATCGCCAGCGAGATACGGTGCAGCGACACCGTACGCTTAAGGAGACGGTTTCCTGGAGCTATCAAATGCTACCGGAAAACCTTCAGAAACTATTGAGAAGTCTTAGCGTTTTTCGAGGAGGGTGGACTACGGAGGCAGCTACATGGGTTTGTGGAAAGGAGGCTGTAGAAGGGCTTCTTACACTGCTCGACCACTCGCTCGTTGCGAGCTACCCGGCCGGCGCGGAGATGCAGCGCTGGCGCATGCTAGAGACGATCCGCGAGTTCGCCTACGAGCAGCTCTCTCCCGAAGAACGCACCACCTTGTGCCATCGTCATGCGCTCTACTATGATGGGCTGTTAGAACAAGCAAAGGCAGACGGTTCGCCAGGTGTACCACGATGGATGCCGATTATCGAAATGGAGCGGGAAAATATACGGGCTGCCGTCGAATGGTGTTTAACAGGGAGTGAACCGCAGTTGGGGGTACGGATCGGCAAAGCGTCGGATGCGTTTTGGCGCGGTTTGGGCTATCGTTTGGAGCGGCTCCATTGGCGTGAGCTGGCCTTCCAACGTATGGCCGATCTGCCACCCGATTTACAGGCCACTGTTTTGGAGAACGTTGCCATAACAGGCCGCCCCGATGCCATCGCGTTGCTTGAAAGAGCTTTGGAGATCTACCGTGCGCTTGACGATAAAAGTGGTATCGGCGGCGTTTTTGACCTGATGGCACAGTTCTACACGGATAACGCGCAGCATGATAGGGCGATAGAGCTCTATCAGCGCGCACTGGAACTTCGAAAGCAGATAGGGGATAAGGAAAACTACCGCATCACTCTGGCCAATCTAACCGGTCATTATACTGCTTTAGGCCGCTATCACGAATCGCTTCCTCAACTTGCGCTCTGTTTACGCCTTAACGAGGAGCACAATGACGCCGGTACGGAAGCCGTGCTCCGTCGCGCTATCGGTGAGATCAAGCGGCAGCAGGGCGCTCTTACCGAAGCCTACGAGCAGCTTTCAACCGCTCAGCGGATTTTTGAAATACGTGGCGAGCACACACAGATCATCAGAAACCTCTATGCTTTGGCTTTAGTGGAAGCGATGCGGGGAGATTATGAAAGTGCGTTGGCTTGGATGGAGCAGCAGCAGCGGTTGATAAGGGAGATCGCCAAAAGGTCGCAGAGTAGGGTAAATTTTCGGTTGCGCCTCGAGTTGTTATGGCAGATGGGGCGCTGGGAAGAGTTTGCGGAGGTCTATCGAGAAGCGCGAGAACAGCAGCAGGCCTCTATTGATAGCGTCACCCCCGTGGATCAGTTCTCTCTTCTGTTTGCACAAGCCATGTTAGCAGAGAGAGAGGGGCGTGAGGAGGTAATGGTAGAACTGCTTCAAGAGATGTCGAAAATTTCACAAGATACCGAAACCGTCGTCTGGGATGAGGTCGCTCGCGCCAAAACGCTACAAGGAATGCTGCTATGGCGTTTAGGACATACCGATGCTGCGCGTGAAGCCATTCTGCATTCTATGGCCCTTTGTGACAGAAGCGGGCTTTTGCCAGAACAAGAGCGCTTGCTACGGCGTATGGGACAGCAACTCGTAAAGTTAGGTCGCTATGAAGAGGCTCATCCGCTGTTAGCGACCGCCGAAACCCTGCGCATAACCGGGGGTTGGGTGATCCCACCGATAGAGAGAGGCGATTATGACCAAGCCATCCAACGTTTAAGGGAAGCTTTAGGTCTAACATCGGTGTCACTGAAATCGGCGAACATGCCACAAGAGGATTGGCGGGAAGTATGGCACCGGTTACCGGCGCTGCTAGAGTAG